TTCCAGGAATTACTGAAGAGGACATTAGAACAATGTCATTATTATCAATTTGTAGATCATTATATTTCTTTTTTGACATTCTAGATAAGACAGAGAATTCTTCTCCTTGAGAACCTGTAACAAAATATACTAGCTCTCTTTTATCTAATTTTTTCGCTTGATTTTGGTTGATAATGATATTTTCATATTCACTAATTATCTCAAGTTTTTTACTTATACTTAAGTTCTTTTTTAGTGTACTTCCCATGAGTACAACTTTTCTATTATTTTTTTTTGCAGAATTTATTGCAAGTTGTAACCTTGAGATTTGTGAAGCAAAACTACAAATAATAATTTTTTTATTCTTCTTAAATTGAATATCAAAAGTTTTTTCAATTTCTCTTTCTCCAATTTGATCTTCTAAAACCATAGCATTTGTCGAATCAGATAATAGAAGATCACATTTATAGTCAATAAATTCTTTTACCTTTGAAAAATTACTATTTATACCAAATACTGGATCTTCATCAAATCTAAAATCTCCAGTATGAACAAAATTTATATTTTTTGATTGAATAATCAACCCACATGAATCTGGAATAGAGTGAACAACAGGAAACCAAGTTATCTTGAAATTGTCAAATACATATTTTTTATAGAGAGATATGTTTACTAGCTTGTCGTGTTCATTTACTGGTAATTTCTTCTTTATTATTTCACTAGCCATTGGTGGGCAGTATATAGGCACATTTAGGAATCCTAATTTAGACAATGCACCTACATGATCTTCGTGCCCATGAGTTATAAAAATTGCTTGAATTTTCTCTTTAAGATTACTTAAGTATTCGGTATCAGGAAGAATGTAATTAATTTCCTCATCCAGAGAAAACTTAATTCCAGCATCGATTATGAAATTTTTTTTGTCTATTTCGAAAATAAGTAAATTTTTACCAATTTCTCCAAATCCACCTAAGGGTGTTAATTTAATTTTATCCATTATTTGTTATCAAAAATAATTCTAGAAAAACTGTTATTAATAATTCTTATGTTCCAAATAAATACTATTATTTATATAAGTTGATTAATTAGTTAATTTAATTGGCACCTTTTGAGGTTATATAATCAACTGCATCTTGTACAGTTTTTATATTTTCTGCATCTTCATCAGAAATTTCTATAGCGTTATCATCTGTACTAAATTCTTCTTCTAATGCCATAATTAGTTCTACAACATCCAAAGAATCCGCTTCTAAATCCTCTGTGAATGATGAATCAGGATTTACATCCTCTATATCAACACTTAATTTTTCTGCTGTAATTTCTTGAATTTTTTCTAAAATTGAAGCCATTATATCCTCCAAATTGTTAACTGCACATTTATGTTATTGAATAATGATACAAAAGTCTATCTTACCATAGAATTTAATACACCATTTATAAAGCTTTTTGACGAATCTGAGCCAAAAACATTTCCTAGCTTTACTGCCTCATTTACTACAACTCCGACCGGTGTATAAATGTTAGAACTCAATTCTGATATTGCCATTCTTAGTATAGAAAGGTCTGTTTTTGGAATCCTCTCTAAATTACTATCATCTATATGACTTAATATCTTTTGATCTATAGCAGACTTATTATTCATTGAGTATTCCAATAATGATAATGCCATCTTTTTTTTAGATGAATTTAATTTTTTATAGAATCCTAAGTTCTTAATTCTTTCTAGAGGATTTGAATTTGTTATTTCATTCTCGAATAATGATTGAACCACAGCGGCTCTTGCAAGAGTTGTTCCAAATATAGAATCAGTTTTTTCTTCAGCAATAAATTCAGCATCTACACTTAAATTTAGATTATCTTGAATTTTTTCCATTAATTCCTTGATTCTACATAATCAAGTACTTGGCTGTAGTTACTAATATTTTTTACAGTAAGGTCTGAATTGATTCTTTTTACCATTCCTGCGAGCACGTTACCAGGACCAATTTCATAAAAAGTATCTACATTGTTATCTGTCATAAACCCTATTGAGTCATTCCAAAGAACACAGTTTTGTAATTGGTTTTTTAATTCTTCTTTTACTAATTCTTTGCTAGTAATGGGCCTAGCATCAGTGTTAGCAACGATAGGTACAACAGCATCTTGGAAGTTTGTATTATCAATTACATCATTGAGTTCGTTTTGAGCAGACGACATCAATGCAGAATGAAATGCTCCACCTACTGGCAAAGGTATTGCTCTCTTAGCTCCCAATCTTGAAGCTAAATCCATAGCATTTGTTAAGTTTTCTTTCTTTCCAGAAATTATAATTTGATTTGAAGTATTAATATTTGAAAGATAGGTTCCGGTCTGAGAGCAAACTTCTCTAACTGAATTTTCATCAATTCCTATAATAGCTGACATTCCACCAGGTGAATCAGTGCAAGCTTTTTCCATAAGTTCACCTCTAATGGAGACTAGTTTAATGGTATCTTTAATACTGAGTGAGCCTGCGGTTGCTAGAGAGCTATATTCACCTAAACTATGACCTGCAGTATAATTTGGAATTTGTATTGTGCCCATTTCTGATTCGATAGCTCTCCATGCAGCTATTGAAACAGTTGCAATTGATGGTTGAGCGTTTTCTGTTTTGGTAAGTTCTTCTTTAGAACCCTCAAAAATTACATTTGAAAGTTTTCTACCTAATATTTCATCGGCTTCATCAAAAACTTCTCTTGCAGCTTTACTGTTTTTATACAAATCAAGACCCATTCCAGGAGTTTGAGATGCTTGTCCAGGAAAAATGAATGCGACTTTTTCTTTATTCATAAAATTGCTCACTATAAAAATCTATATTAATCTATTGTTTCTATTTTTTTTTATTTTTTCAATAAATTTCACCACAGAATACGATAATTATAAGAATAAATGAATATTGACAGCCAACTTGAAATAAACTTATATAAAAATATAATCTTTATAAATCAAAGATTATATTATGAATATTTTAGGTGTAGACCCAAGTCTTTCAAACACAGGGTATGGGATGCTTAAGTTTAAAAAAAATCAATACTTTCCTATAGAGGGAGGCGTGATAAAAACTAAAAGCACCGATTCTCTTGAAAAAAGACTTTCAATAATATTTGATGAGTTTTCTTTAATTGTTAAGAAATATATACCTGATGCCATAGCAGTTGAAGATTTACATTCAAGACCAAAATTTGCTAAAACTTCCATATTAATGGGTCATGCTAGGGGAGTAATTTTATCTACAGCAGGATTGCACAATATAAAGGTATTTAATTATCAACCTACACAAGCAAAAAATTTAGTTACTGGATCTGGTAGAGCGGATAAAAAACAAATTATGATTTCTGTTTCAAAAATTCTGAATAATGAAAATTTACTTAAGAATGAGCATGTAGCTGATGCATTTTCAATTGCTATCTGTCATTCTATAGTTAGTAAAGCAAAAATAAATTAAATGATAAATTATTTAGAAGGAAATATAATAAAATTTTTATCTGAACCTAAAAGGATAGTGGTTTTAGTAAATGCTATTGGATATGAAATTCACACTCCTGAGTTTCTTACAAATTACTTTATTGAAAACGATATTTCAATAAACTCATCCATAAATCTAGAAATATATTATCACGTTACTGAAAGACAACCTAAACCTCTTCTTGTTGGATTTATTAGTGAAGGGGATAAGGAATTTTTTGAACAATTGATTCAAGTAGAAGGTATAGGTCCAGTGAAAGCTGCTAATTCATTGATATTTCCAATAAACATAATAGCAAAAGCAATAGAATCTGAAGATTATTCTCTTTTAGAACAAATGCCGGGAATTGGTAAAAGAGCAGCTCAAAAAATTGTAGCAACCCTCAAAGGAAAAGTTA
This sequence is a window from Dehalococcoidia bacterium. Protein-coding genes within it:
- a CDS encoding ribonuclease J, which codes for MDKIKLTPLGGFGEIGKNLLIFEIDKKNFIIDAGIKFSLDEEINYILPDTEYLSNLKEKIQAIFITHGHEDHVGALSKLGFLNVPIYCPPMASEIIKKKLPVNEHDKLVNISLYKKYVFDNFKITWFPVVHSIPDSCGLIIQSKNINFVHTGDFRFDEDPVFGINSNFSKVKEFIDYKCDLLLSDSTNAMVLEDQIGEREIEKTFDIQFKKNKKIIICSFASQISRLQLAINSAKKNNRKVVLMGSTLKKNLSISKKLEIISEYENIIINQNQAKKLDKRELVYFVTGSQGEEFSVLSRMSKKKYNDLQIDNNDIVLMSSSVIPGNENKVFKVVHNLQGLGADVIFHSSDNKLHVSGHSPQNDLEKVIETLSPKFFVPVHGDNDMLEAHKKLAINKNVNPNNIFVLSNGDNLEVTENEAKLLKKSKVIDEIVLRDKYFEIGKTKNNIYKENIISIILVINKKNKTLAHKPFINMFDISNKGKITSHLKSYILENKTFNSFNIHQDWTQITEQFNLEIYKLVLSKFNKKYQIKTIIL
- the acpP gene encoding acyl carrier protein gives rise to the protein MASILEKIQEITAEKLSVDIEDVNPDSSFTEDLEADSLDVVELIMALEEEFSTDDNAIEISDEDAENIKTVQDAVDYITSKGAN
- the nusB gene encoding transcription antitermination factor NusB; translation: MEKIQDNLNLSVDAEFIAEEKTDSIFGTTLARAAVVQSLFENEITNSNPLERIKNLGFYKKLNSSKKKMALSLLEYSMNNKSAIDQKILSHIDDSNLERIPKTDLSILRMAISELSSNIYTPVGVVVNEAVKLGNVFGSDSSKSFINGVLNSMVR
- the fabD gene encoding ACP S-malonyltransferase — encoded protein: MNKEKVAFIFPGQASQTPGMGLDLYKNSKAAREVFDEADEILGRKLSNVIFEGSKEELTKTENAQPSIATVSIAAWRAIESEMGTIQIPNYTAGHSLGEYSSLATAGSLSIKDTIKLVSIRGELMEKACTDSPGGMSAIIGIDENSVREVCSQTGTYLSNINTSNQIIISGKKENLTNAMDLASRLGAKRAIPLPVGGAFHSALMSSAQNELNDVIDNTNFQDAVVPIVANTDARPITSKELVKEELKNQLQNCVLWNDSIGFMTDNNVDTFYEIGPGNVLAGMVKRINSDLTVKNISNYSQVLDYVESRN
- the ruvC gene encoding crossover junction endodeoxyribonuclease RuvC, encoding MNILGVDPSLSNTGYGMLKFKKNQYFPIEGGVIKTKSTDSLEKRLSIIFDEFSLIVKKYIPDAIAVEDLHSRPKFAKTSILMGHARGVILSTAGLHNIKVFNYQPTQAKNLVTGSGRADKKQIMISVSKILNNENLLKNEHVADAFSIAICHSIVSKAKIN
- a CDS encoding helix-hairpin-helix domain-containing protein; this encodes MINYLEGNIIKFLSEPKRIVVLVNAIGYEIHTPEFLTNYFIENDISINSSINLEIYYHVTERQPKPLLVGFISEGDKEFFEQLIQVEGIGPVKAANSLIFPINIIAKAIESEDYSLLEQMPGIGKRAAQKIVATLKGKVIDKASDISLTPNLMPENSVINDALEVLVDLGYKVSDARNQINEVINGLENKDEVKAENLLKEVFKRSR